One Periophthalmus magnuspinnatus isolate fPerMag1 chromosome 8, fPerMag1.2.pri, whole genome shotgun sequence genomic window carries:
- the alkbh7 gene encoding alpha-ketoglutarate-dependent dioxygenase alkB homolog 7, mitochondrial — translation MQLFGTVLKYVVKRPFVYSCRKLCTANRQLALGEETVLIVGSNSRLLQRLGSQVEVRPGFITEEEEAALLKELEPGLKRKRYEFDHWDNAIHGYRETERVTWGPACAEVLNRVRSLAFPSDSPLLGPVHVLDLDQKGYIKPHIDSVKFCGSTIAGLNLLSASVMRLVKQDSPHEWLDLLLPRYSLYIMREEARYDFTHEILKDEESVFNGQRVPRQRRISVICRNLPS, via the exons ATGCAGCTTTTTGGCACAGTTTTGAAATATGTCGTCAAAAGGCCGTTCGTTTATTCGTGTCGGAAGCTGTGCACTGCTAACAGACAGCTAGCTCTGGGAGAAGAGACTGTACTGATCGTGGGCTCGAACTCGCGACTGCTGCAGCGGCTCGGCTCACAG GTGGAAGTGAGACCCGGTTTCAtcacagaggaagaagaggctgCTCTGCTGAAGGAGCTCGAGCCAGGCCTGAAGAGGAAACGCTACGAGTTTGACCACTGGGACAAT GCAATCCACGGTTACAGGGAAACGGAGCGTGTGACGTGGGGGCCAGCCTGTGCGGAGGTCTTGAACAGGGTCCGGTCTTTGGCCTTCCCTTCAGACAGTCCACTCCTGGGACCAGTCCATGTCCTGGATCTGGACCAGAAAGGATATATCAAGCCACACATAGACAGTGTCAAg ttctGTGGCAGCACCATCGCTGGCTTGAACCTGCTGTCTGCCAGTGTCATGCGTTTAGTAAAGCAAGACTCCCCACATGAATGGCTGGACCTTCTCTTACCTCGGTACTCTCTGTATATTATGAG aGAGGAAGCAAGATATGATTTTACCCATGAGATTCTCAAGGACGAGGAGTCAGTGTTCAATGGACAGAGGGTGCCACGGCAACGGAGGATCTCAGTTATATGTCGCAACCTACCCAGCTGA